The following are from one region of the Streptomyces decoyicus genome:
- a CDS encoding phosphatidylglycerol lysyltransferase domain-containing protein: MSPDEDRPRGTWSQRGAAFGIWYLRTVTFINLLSAVWVSFGNDIRRHNIAEFFTPYLLTAGFASGAFSLFLSVTLRRRKRASWILNLVLSGLLALLFGFGMVAAPEFRGHVQNWVSLVLTVLFAAALVVGRREFSAKGDRANPKLAATVAAGGLLIASLLAALLVTVTNTAGDGSSTFVQRWRYGLMRLVSLAADDRAFPEIATPNWVNVAINVLSTLLLVAVLWAAFRSVRSTDPITEEDEERLRALLARHGDRDSLGYFALRRDKSVLFSPSGKAAVTYRVVGGVSLASGDPLGDPEAWPGAIEVWLAEAREHGWAPAVMGAGEEGGTIYARHGLDALELGDEAIVDTGEFTLDGRAMRTVRQAYNRIKRAGYTVTIRRHEDIPAPEMAHLLRLADDWRDGETERGFSMALGRLGDPGDGRCVMLECRDGGTDGEEGELRALLSFVPWGEKGLSLDLMRRDRNSENGLMEFMVLELIQRAKEVEITQLSLNFAMFRSVFERGSRLGAGPVLRLWRSLLSFFSRWWQIESLYRANAKYRPIWEPRYMLFEKSTDLLRIGIAAGRAEGFLEAPGLPKWLNRKHLENVR, from the coding sequence CGTGGTCACAGCGTGGTGCCGCATTCGGCATCTGGTATCTGCGCACGGTCACCTTCATCAATTTGCTGAGCGCGGTATGGGTGTCGTTCGGCAATGACATCCGTCGGCACAACATCGCGGAATTCTTCACTCCGTACCTGCTGACGGCGGGGTTCGCCTCCGGCGCCTTCTCGCTCTTCCTGTCGGTGACCCTGCGGCGGCGCAAGCGGGCGTCCTGGATTTTGAATCTGGTGCTGTCCGGGCTGCTGGCGCTGCTCTTCGGATTCGGGATGGTGGCGGCCCCGGAGTTCCGCGGACATGTGCAGAACTGGGTGTCGCTGGTATTGACCGTGCTGTTCGCCGCCGCGCTGGTGGTCGGGCGGCGCGAGTTCTCGGCTAAGGGTGACCGCGCGAACCCGAAACTGGCGGCGACGGTCGCGGCGGGCGGTCTGCTGATCGCCTCGCTGCTGGCGGCGCTGCTGGTGACCGTCACCAACACCGCCGGGGACGGTTCCTCGACATTCGTGCAGCGCTGGCGCTACGGCCTGATGCGGCTGGTGTCGCTGGCCGCCGACGACCGTGCGTTCCCGGAGATCGCCACCCCGAACTGGGTCAATGTGGCGATCAACGTGCTCAGCACGCTGCTGCTGGTCGCGGTCCTGTGGGCGGCGTTCCGGTCCGTGCGCAGCACCGACCCGATCACCGAGGAGGACGAGGAGCGGCTGCGCGCCCTGCTGGCGCGGCACGGCGACCGCGATTCGCTGGGCTACTTCGCGCTGCGCCGCGACAAGAGCGTGCTCTTCTCCCCCAGCGGCAAGGCGGCGGTCACCTACCGCGTGGTGGGCGGGGTGTCGCTGGCCTCCGGCGATCCGCTGGGCGACCCCGAGGCCTGGCCCGGGGCGATCGAGGTGTGGCTGGCCGAGGCACGGGAGCACGGCTGGGCCCCTGCGGTGATGGGCGCCGGCGAGGAGGGCGGCACGATCTACGCCCGGCACGGCCTGGACGCCCTGGAGCTCGGCGACGAAGCGATCGTGGACACCGGGGAGTTCACCCTCGACGGCCGGGCGATGCGCACCGTGCGGCAGGCCTACAACCGCATCAAGCGGGCCGGCTACACGGTCACCATCCGGCGCCACGAGGACATCCCGGCACCGGAGATGGCGCACCTGCTGCGGCTGGCCGACGACTGGCGCGACGGGGAGACCGAGCGCGGCTTCTCGATGGCGCTGGGCCGGCTCGGCGACCCGGGGGACGGGCGCTGCGTGATGCTCGAATGCCGGGACGGCGGGACGGACGGGGAGGAGGGCGAGCTGCGGGCGCTGCTCAGCTTCGTTCCCTGGGGCGAGAAGGGCCTTTCGCTGGATCTGATGCGGCGGGACCGGAACTCCGAGAACGGCCTGATGGAGTTCATGGTGCTGGAGTTGATCCAGCGGGCGAAAGAGGTGGAGATCACTCAGCTCTCGCTCAACTTCGCGATGTTCCGTTCCGTCTTCGAACGTGGATCGCGACTCGGCGCGGGCCCGGTGCTGCGCCTGTGGCGCTCGCTGCTCAGCTTCTTCTCCAGGTGGTGGCAGATCGAATCGCTCTATCGCGCCAATGCGAAATACCGGCCGATCTGGGAACCGCGGTACATGCTCTTCGAAAAGAGCACCGATTTGCTGCGCATCGGAATCGCCGCCGGCCGTGCGGAAGGCTTTCTGGAAGCGCCGGGTCTGCCCAAGTGGCTGAACCGCAAGCACCTGGAGAACGTGAGATGA